TTCGCACCACTTGCACGCGTGCGGCTTCTCACGTGTGTGCACGACGGCGTGCCGACTCAAGTTGTGTGAGTACTGGAAGCTCTTTCCGCATTGGCCGCACGTGTAGGGCTTCTCGCCGGAGTGCGTGCGCTCGTGCCGCTTGAGCGTGTACATGCAGGAGAACGTCTTGCCGCACTGTGAGCACGTCGGCACAGATCCATCAGGCGAGAGTTTGGAACGCACCCCATCTTTCTCACGGAAGTGCGAGCTGAGGTGCAGCTGCAACACGTGTGGACTCGGGAAGACTTTGCTGCAGAGCGGACACACGCAGACTTGCTGGCCGCTGGGTAACAGCAGGCCGCTGGACGTGGAGATGTCCGAGGATGCCAGATCATCTTCGTCTTCCCCCTCGCTGTCTCCGAGCAACCGGCCTCCCCCCGGCCCCTCCTCCCTCCGGCCCTCCCCCTCCATCAGGTCGTCGTCCACGGTCGGGCCGTTGTTGCCGGGGAAGAGGGCAGTGAACCCTGTCACTACTGAGTTCCTGGCGCTATTCCCAAAGCGCTGGCTCTCGGGGCTCACGGGCTCACCGTCCTCCTGCTCTGACAGAAAGTCATGTTCGTCTTTAACAAGTGGCTCCGTGGCCTGCTGCTGGCTGTCGAGGGCCAGCTGTCCCGAGACGAAGGAGGGGTGGAAGGCATCTCGGCTCAACAGAGGCTTGAAAGACAAATCCAGAGCACAGTCCATGTCATCAGCTGTCCTCTGGGACACGCCGGTGGCTGAACTCCTGACATCAGCTTTTGTTTTTCCAGCTGTTTGGACACAAGGGTCGTCCTCTGCTGACACATAATTGACACCTACAAGGTCCGGTGACCCGCCAGGGTGACTGTTCGCCTTCTGCCCGGCCGGCATGGGCCTATCACGATCTGTGACAGCAGGGCTCACGTTGCCGTTGTCCATGTCACGGTCATCTGCCGTGGCGGCTCTCTGGGGGGCCTGTGGCGCATGCCGGCGTGCTTCAGCACAGTTTTCCTTATCCAAACAGCTCGTGACCATCCCGTCTCCGATCTTCTCATCCAGGAAGCTCATGTCCTTGTCCTTTAACTTTCCTTTGCACACTTTCACAATGTCGTACATGTGCAGGTAGCTGGCGGCGGCCAAGATGTCCTCGACGGGCAATGAGCTGAATTCCAGTTTGCCCTCATACATAAATTCAAGAAGCAAGCCGAAAGCTGGGGCTGTCACAATGTCACTGTTCAGATGCACAACGTCCCTTTTGTCCAGCTGATCCCTGTAGAAGAGGTGGAAGTACATACTGCAGGAGGCCAGAACGGCCCGGTGCGCTCTGAATCGAGCCTCTCCAACGAGGACAGTGCAGTCACAGAGGAAACCTTGATGCCTCTGCTGACTCAGGCACTGCAGTAACTGCCGGCTATGGTCTGGGAACTCCATTCTTATTTCTGTGACCTGCCGGAAAACAGGAAAAACTGGATGTTAAATAAACGCTGGGTAGCCACTCATAACACACAGACCTAACGACGCATCTACAGGCCAGTGGAGACAAACAAAAGCAAACCCAACCCCACTGCACACtacattaaaagagaaaaaaagccgacttgtgcatttgcaaactggtTTTCTTATATGTGCTGTTTCACTGCACAACTATAGCA
This Myxocyprinus asiaticus isolate MX2 ecotype Aquarium Trade chromosome 20, UBuf_Myxa_2, whole genome shotgun sequence DNA region includes the following protein-coding sequences:
- the LOC127410704 gene encoding zinc finger and BTB domain-containing protein 18.2-like isoform X1; the encoded protein is MRTGLENTAEKQKHRRQHLDTHTHHESASEHLRTHQSACVTEIRMEFPDHSRQLLQCLSQQRHQGFLCDCTVLVGEARFRAHRAVLASCSMYFHLFYRDQLDKRDVVHLNSDIVTAPAFGLLLEFMYEGKLEFSSLPVEDILAAASYLHMYDIVKVCKGKLKDKDMSFLDEKIGDGMVTSCLDKENCAEARRHAPQAPQRAATADDRDMDNGNVSPAVTDRDRPMPAGQKANSHPGGSPDLVGVNYVSAEDDPCVQTAGKTKADVRSSATGVSQRTADDMDCALDLSFKPLLSRDAFHPSFVSGQLALDSQQQATEPLVKDEHDFLSEQEDGEPVSPESQRFGNSARNSVVTGFTALFPGNNGPTVDDDLMEGEGRREEGPGGGRLLGDSEGEDEDDLASSDISTSSGLLLPSGQQVCVCPLCSKVFPSPHVLQLHLSSHFREKDGVRSKLSPDGSVPTCSQCGKTFSCMYTLKRHERTHSGEKPYTCGQCGKSFQYSHNLSRHAVVHTREKPHACKWCERRFTQSGDLYRHIRKFHCGLVKTLAIG
- the LOC127410704 gene encoding zinc finger and BTB domain-containing protein 18.2-like isoform X2 → MEFPDHSRQLLQCLSQQRHQGFLCDCTVLVGEARFRAHRAVLASCSMYFHLFYRDQLDKRDVVHLNSDIVTAPAFGLLLEFMYEGKLEFSSLPVEDILAAASYLHMYDIVKVCKGKLKDKDMSFLDEKIGDGMVTSCLDKENCAEARRHAPQAPQRAATADDRDMDNGNVSPAVTDRDRPMPAGQKANSHPGGSPDLVGVNYVSAEDDPCVQTAGKTKADVRSSATGVSQRTADDMDCALDLSFKPLLSRDAFHPSFVSGQLALDSQQQATEPLVKDEHDFLSEQEDGEPVSPESQRFGNSARNSVVTGFTALFPGNNGPTVDDDLMEGEGRREEGPGGGRLLGDSEGEDEDDLASSDISTSSGLLLPSGQQVCVCPLCSKVFPSPHVLQLHLSSHFREKDGVRSKLSPDGSVPTCSQCGKTFSCMYTLKRHERTHSGEKPYTCGQCGKSFQYSHNLSRHAVVHTREKPHACKWCERRFTQSGDLYRHIRKFHCGLVKTLAIG